A part of Marinobacter psychrophilus genomic DNA contains:
- a CDS encoding polyhydroxyalkanoate depolymerase: MMYIAHEIGRAAMKPMRMVTSAHSTLLQHRLSPLSRIPGSRSIASAYDVFGDLTRRYSKPAFNLPTTLCDGQQVDVHEAILCRKPFAQLKHFQRDVARPDDPKLLIVAPLSGHFASLLRGTVEAMLPDHDVYITDWRDACKVPLSKGDFGLDDYIDYVIDFIAHLGPDTHVLAVCQPVVPVLAATAIMAEDGHPAAPRSLTLMSGPVDGRVDPTAPCKVATEHNLAWFKRNLVHSVPAPYPGAMRKVYPGFLQLTGFVNMNFDRHVDAYRGLFRSIRDNETEKVSRHREFYNEYLAVMDLPATYYLDTIERIFQEFHLARGCFKHRGRLVNPAAIRDTALMTVEGEKDDISSPGQTRAAQDLCVNVPDSRRLHHLQPDVGHYGVFNGRKWRESIAPRLRDFIRAA; the protein is encoded by the coding sequence ATGATGTACATTGCTCACGAGATAGGCCGCGCTGCGATGAAGCCTATGCGCATGGTCACCAGCGCCCATAGCACCTTGCTCCAACACCGCCTGAGCCCCTTATCCCGCATTCCCGGTTCACGCAGCATCGCCTCGGCTTACGATGTGTTCGGAGATCTCACCCGTCGTTACTCGAAACCGGCTTTCAATCTGCCTACAACCCTCTGTGACGGCCAGCAAGTTGACGTTCATGAAGCCATCTTATGCCGCAAGCCGTTTGCGCAGCTCAAACACTTCCAACGCGACGTAGCGCGGCCAGATGACCCAAAACTGCTGATCGTCGCGCCGCTGTCCGGCCACTTTGCCTCGCTTTTGCGTGGCACCGTGGAGGCCATGTTGCCGGATCATGACGTGTACATTACCGACTGGCGCGATGCCTGCAAGGTTCCGCTGTCAAAAGGCGATTTTGGTCTTGATGATTACATCGATTACGTCATTGACTTCATTGCCCACCTGGGGCCAGACACCCATGTACTGGCCGTCTGCCAACCAGTGGTACCAGTGCTTGCAGCCACCGCCATCATGGCCGAGGATGGCCACCCCGCAGCACCTCGCTCGCTGACGTTGATGAGCGGCCCCGTCGACGGTCGCGTTGACCCCACCGCGCCGTGTAAAGTGGCGACCGAACACAATCTGGCGTGGTTCAAGCGCAATCTGGTTCACTCGGTACCCGCACCCTACCCCGGAGCCATGCGCAAGGTTTACCCCGGATTTCTTCAGCTGACCGGGTTTGTAAACATGAATTTCGACCGTCACGTTGATGCGTATCGCGGGCTGTTCAGATCCATTCGCGACAACGAGACCGAGAAGGTCAGCCGTCACCGTGAGTTCTATAACGAGTATCTGGCGGTAATGGATTTACCAGCCACCTATTATCTCGACACCATAGAACGCATTTTTCAGGAATTTCACCTAGCCCGGGGTTGTTTCAAACACCGCGGGCGCCTGGTGAACCCGGCGGCTATTCGTGACACCGCTCTGATGACTGTCGAAGGTGAGAAAGACGACATTTCGAGCCCCGGACAAACCCGGGCCGCGCAAGATCTGTGCGTCAATGTACCAGACTCCCGCCGACTGCATCACCTGCAACCAGACGTTGGCCATTACGGTGTCTTCAACGGCCGTAAATGGCGCGAATCCATTGCGCCGCGGTTACGGGACTTCATCCGCGCCGCCTAA
- a CDS encoding 2,3-butanediol dehydrogenase — MKAARFYDKGDIRIENIPEPTIEPGTVGIDVAWCGICGTDLHEFMEGPIFIPPCGHPHPVSGESAPITMGHEFSGVVYAVGDGVDDIEIGQHVVVEPYIIADDVDTGPGQSYQLSKNMNFIGLGGNGGGLSEKIAVKRRWVHPISAAIPLDQAALIEPLTVGYHAFVRSGAKAGDIALVGGGGPIGLLLGAVLKAKGITVILTELSAKRKEKAKETGVADYVLDPSEVNVTEEVMKITKDRGVDVSFECSSINEVLDTLVETTKPGGTVVIVSIWSHPATVNVHSVVMKELDVRGTIAYANNHAETIKLVEEGKVNLEPFITQRIKLDDLVAEGFERLIHNNESAVKIIVQT; from the coding sequence ATGAAAGCTGCTCGTTTTTATGACAAAGGGGATATCCGGATTGAAAATATCCCCGAACCGACGATAGAACCCGGCACTGTGGGCATAGATGTAGCCTGGTGCGGTATCTGTGGTACCGATTTGCATGAATTTATGGAGGGGCCCATCTTTATTCCGCCGTGCGGCCACCCCCATCCGGTCTCAGGGGAATCTGCGCCAATAACAATGGGGCATGAGTTTTCAGGTGTGGTTTATGCTGTTGGTGACGGTGTAGACGATATTGAAATCGGTCAGCACGTTGTGGTTGAACCTTATATTATTGCGGATGATGTGGACACGGGTCCGGGTCAGAGTTACCAGTTGTCCAAAAACATGAACTTTATTGGCCTTGGTGGCAACGGTGGCGGCTTATCCGAAAAAATCGCAGTCAAGCGTCGCTGGGTGCATCCGATTTCCGCCGCCATTCCCCTCGATCAAGCCGCTTTGATTGAACCTCTTACGGTTGGCTATCATGCGTTTGTTCGCAGTGGCGCTAAGGCCGGTGATATTGCTCTGGTTGGCGGTGGCGGGCCTATTGGCCTGTTATTGGGGGCTGTGTTAAAGGCTAAGGGTATAACCGTTATCCTCACGGAGTTGAGCGCAAAGCGTAAGGAAAAAGCGAAAGAGACCGGCGTTGCGGATTATGTTTTGGATCCCTCCGAAGTCAACGTAACCGAAGAGGTTATGAAAATTACCAAAGATCGGGGTGTGGATGTTTCTTTTGAGTGCAGCAGCATCAATGAAGTGCTGGATACGCTGGTAGAGACGACAAAACCGGGCGGGACCGTTGTTATTGTATCGATTTGGAGCCACCCAGCGACGGTGAATGTACACAGCGTTGTGATGAAAGAACTGGACGTGCGTGGAACCATTGCTTACGCAAACAACCATGCAGAAACCATTAAGCTGGTAGAGGAAGGCAAAGTTAATTTGGAACCTTTCATTACCCAACGAATTAAACTTGATGATTTGGTGGCTGAAGGTTTCGAGAGGCTGATTCACAACAATGAGTCAGCCGTGAAGATCATTGTTCAGACATAA
- a CDS encoding NADP-dependent oxidoreductase, which translates to MSTYKAINLVRHLKGKPGPELFEVVEKTVPEPGDGEFLVKQAFMSMDPAMMGWMTGDTDSYIPPVELGTVMRSSGVGEVVASRHADFAVGDQVTGMFGWQEMALTDGKGINKVDKKIPPEMALAVFALPGLTATQGLFGCGHPKSGETLVVSGAAGSVGSIVGQLAKAEGLRVIGVVGSQEKADWIINELGFDGAVNYKTDDLNAKLDELVPNGIDVYFENTGGPIQHCVFDRMNAHGRIVVCGMIADYTAETPRPGPSWMRIIKKRLTIQGFTMPDHMHKAQELQAKLAPYVQNGDIKYRTHVLDGLESAMDGLNLFLSGGNKGKLMVKI; encoded by the coding sequence ATGAGTACCTATAAAGCGATCAACTTGGTGAGGCACCTCAAGGGAAAACCGGGACCGGAGCTGTTCGAGGTGGTGGAAAAAACCGTGCCGGAACCTGGCGACGGCGAATTTCTGGTTAAGCAAGCTTTCATGTCTATGGACCCGGCCATGATGGGTTGGATGACAGGCGACACCGACAGCTACATCCCACCGGTGGAACTTGGGACGGTGATGCGTTCATCCGGCGTTGGTGAGGTGGTTGCATCCAGGCACGCTGATTTTGCCGTGGGCGATCAGGTGACAGGAATGTTCGGCTGGCAGGAAATGGCTCTGACCGACGGCAAAGGCATCAACAAGGTGGATAAAAAAATACCACCGGAAATGGCGCTGGCAGTGTTTGCACTGCCGGGGCTGACCGCCACTCAGGGGCTGTTCGGCTGTGGCCATCCCAAGTCGGGTGAAACGCTGGTGGTGTCCGGAGCGGCAGGCTCGGTCGGCTCGATTGTTGGCCAGCTGGCGAAAGCTGAAGGCCTGCGGGTTATTGGTGTCGTTGGCAGCCAAGAGAAAGCGGACTGGATTATTAACGAGCTTGGTTTCGACGGTGCCGTGAATTATAAGACCGACGACCTGAACGCGAAACTGGATGAACTGGTGCCGAATGGCATTGATGTGTATTTCGAAAACACCGGTGGCCCGATTCAGCACTGCGTGTTCGACCGCATGAATGCGCACGGCCGTATTGTGGTGTGCGGGATGATTGCCGATTACACCGCCGAAACCCCACGCCCTGGCCCAAGCTGGATGCGTATCATCAAAAAACGCCTGACCATTCAAGGCTTTACTATGCCTGACCACATGCACAAGGCGCAGGAGCTGCAAGCCAAACTGGCCCCTTACGTTCAGAACGGCGATATCAAATATCGAACCCACGTTCTGGACGGACTGGAGTCGGCTATGGACGGCCTGAACCTGTTCCTGAGCGGTGGTAACAAGGGCAAGTTGATGGTGAAGATCTAG